The sequence GCTGTGGTGTAGCTGAACGAGCTGATGAGAAAGTGCCCTGTGAAACGGGTATAGTCACTGTAAACCTCTAGCAGTTCTCGATTCATCTTCCTATCCTAGTGTTTCTGCCCTTCGTGCGTAAGGTGAGCACCTCAGTCTCCCAAAAAGCTCAAGAGCGGAAAGCGATCCATCCTTTTGACGACGGCGTTTAGCAGCTCATAACTCGCCTCGGCGTCGCGCAGGTCCGCGACCTCGAGCGGTGAGTGGGCGTAGCGCCGGGGCAGGCAGATCGAGCCGGCCGGGACTCCCTCCGCTGCCCAGCCGATGGTCGCCGCGTCGTTGTTACCGCCAGTGAAGGTGACGAGCTGATAGGCGACGCCCGCGTCGCGGGCCGTGCGGGTCAAGAACTCCTTGACGGTGGGCGGCAAAAGAAAGCCCCTGCCGCCCTGGCCAGCCAGGACCTGGATACAGGGTCCGGCGCCCAGCCTGACGTTCAGCTCCGCGTTCATGTCCGGCGTGTCGCCGCTTGGCATGGTGTCGAGCGCCAGCCCCAGGGTCGGGCGCAGGCGAAAGCTCGCCACCCCCGCGCCCTTCAGCCCCACCTCCTCTTGCGAGGTAAAGGCCGCGACGAGGGTACCGGCCGGAGGGCTCACCTCCTCGATCAGCCTAGCCAGCAAGGCACAGCCGAGGCGGTTGTCAATGGCCTTGCCCGCCACCAGCGAGCCGCCGAGGCTGGTGAGGGGGCTGACGAAGGCGACGGGGTCACCGATCTCGACGCCCCTTTGGGCGACCTCCTCGGCGGAGGCGGCGCCGATGTCGATGTACATCTCGCTGTGGGGCTTGACCCGGCTGCGCTCCTCGGCGCTCTGGTAGTGGCCGGCCTTCATGCCGATCACCCCGAGTTGGCCTCCCACCCTGACCAGCCGCGCGGCCAAGAGGTTATCGAGGACGCCGCCGACCTTCTCGAAGCGGAGGAAGCCGCTCGGCGTTATGCTGCTGACCACCAGGCCGATCTCGTCGCTGTGAGCGGCGATCATCAGCGTGGGACCGTCGGTGGCTCCCTTGCGGACCGCGTAGACGTTGCCGACGCTGTCGGTCTCGACGCTGTCGCAGACAGGCCCCAAGCTCTCCATGAGGTGTCTCACCAGCGGCCGCTCCTGGCCGGAGACGGCGTCAATGGCGGTGAGCTCTTGAAGGCGTTCCAGCAGGCTGGGCATGGCTATCTCCTTTGGCGGGTGGGGACGGGGGCACGCCGTGGCCCCTCGAGGCGATGGCGCTGTGACCAGGAACGACCGGGCTCGAGTAGGCGACGCCGTCGGGGTAAAGGCTCGCCTCGCAGCGGGAAACCTCCTCGAGCGTCTCAAGTCAACCACCGAAACCTCGATCACCGAAACGTCTTGGTCTTGTTGTTCGCCACCTCGGCGTAGCCGCCTTCCTTTCATATCACATCCGTTATGATCGGATTTCGCGGTAGACCAAGAGACTGCCGGGTTTCAAGCCTGCTCGACGGTGTGAAGCAGGCTGGAGTCTGGACGGCGCTTGAGCTTCTCGTCGGCGGTCCCGGCTGCTCTCACTGCCTTGTGGTGTAGCCAAACAGTTTGCCCGAAACCGGAGGACTCGAGGCTCCTCGACATCGCATCCTGCCCATGATGATCGATCTCAACTCTCATATGTTTTCCTGCTCGAACTCCCTATGATGAGGCGAAGCGGAGCCTGTTGAGACAGAATCGCAGCCATGCTCATGTCACCTTTAGAGCCACCTTTAGAGCAGGTGCGGCAGCGGCATGACCTGAGCACGCATGTGCTATCCTTACTGTAAGGAGGTGTGGTAAGGATGGGTACACGAGCTACCATCACCAGCAAGGGGCAGATCACCATCCCGCAGGAGGTCCGGCAGCGGCTGGGCCTCAAGCAGGGCGATCAGATCGAATTCGTGACCGAGAACGGGGTGACGGTCATGAAACCCGCTAGGCGAGAGGCCAATCCGTTCGAGCCGTACCGGGGCGTCCTCAGTCACTTCGAGAGCAAAGACGAGGTGAACGCCTGGCTAGGCGATCTGCGGGACGACGCCTAGGTGCTCACGGCAGTAGACACGAACGTCATCAGCGCGCTGTGGTCCCAGGAGCACGCGGCGACGGGGATGACAGACCTGCTCTTCTCAGCTAGGCAGGAGGGCGGGCTCGTCGTCTGCGCCCCGGTCTACGCCGAGCTGATGGCTTACCCGCGAGCCACCAAGGCGTTTGTCGATGCTTTCCTCGAGGCCACAGGGATTGAGGTTCACGTCAACCTCTCGAGAGGAATCTGGGAACGGGTAGGGGAGGCCTTCAGCGCCTACGCTCAGCGCCGTCGGAAGGACAGGGCCGGGCAACCTAAGCGGCTCCTGGTGGATTTCATCGTGGGGGCGCACGCTTTGCTTGCCGCTGACCGGCTCCTGACCCTCGATCCCAAGCGCTACCGCACAGCCTACCCGGAGCTGATGCTGTCGCCTACGGACGCCGCCGTGTAGCCGGCAGCCTACTGTGGCGGGTGCCACCAGCTATGAACCCTATGACGACGCTGGTGAAGTTGTCGCTCAGGACTCGATTACCGTTGACGTCTTCTCCTGTCCAGCCCGATCTCCCCAGAATGATGCGAAGCAGATACCTGTCCAGCCAGGACTTCGGTCACGCTCATGTAACTGTCAGACGCCGCATCAGCGATACATCATTTGGGGGCTGACTCGCTGAGCGCGGTGGCGCAAGTCACCGCGGCCTCCCAGCCGCTCGTCTCGTCCTCGAGCGTCTCGTCGGCGCTCTCGGCCGCTCTCGCCGCCTTGCGCTGTAGCCAAAACGGTGTAGCCAAACAGTTTGCCCGAGCACGCGCCTGAGCATGTGGAGGTGTAGGATGGTGCGCTAGCGCGGCCGTGTCCTCTCCTTCCGCCGGCCGCCCCGAGGCCTTATTATGGAGTGGCTCCTTAGTCCCGAGGTTCTGGTCGCCCTTCTCACCCTGACGGTCCTGGAGATCGTCCTCGGCATCGACAACATCATCTTCATCTCGATCTTGGCGGGCAAGCTGCCCGCGGAGCAGCAGGGCCGCGCCCGCATGCTGGGCTTGGGCCTGGCGATGTTCATGCGCATCGCCTTGCTCTTTTCGCTCACCTGGATCATGCGGCTGACCGCGCCGCTCTTTGCGGCCCTAGGCCAGGAGATCTCCGGCCGCGACCTGATCCTTATCCTAGGCGGGCTCTTTCTCATCGCCAAGAGCACCCACGAGATCCACAACCGGCTCGAGGCCGAGGAGGGCCACGCGGAGACCGGGGTGGTGGCCTCGTTCGGCGGCGTGATCGTGCAGATCCTGCTCTTAGACATTGTCTTTTCGCTCGACTCGGTGATCACCGCGGTGGGCCTGGCCGATGAGCTCTGGGTGATGGTGACGGCGGTGGTCGTCGCCGTCGGCGTGATGATGCTCTCGGCGGGCGTCATCAGCGACTTCGTCAACCGTCACCCCACCGTCAAGATGCTGGCCCTCAGCTTCCTCTTGCTCATCGGCCTCTCGCTCCTGCTCGAGGGCTTCGAGCAGCACATCCCCAAGGGCTATATCTACTTCGCCATGGGCTTTTCGGTCTTCGTCGAGATGCTCAACCTGCGCGCCAAGCCCAAGAAGGTCGAGCCGGTCGAGCTGCGCAAGCCCTACAGCGGCGACTAGAGCTGAAGCGTCGATCCGTTGCAGGACCGGGTGCAGGACGCCGGGCTTGGACAGGTGAGGCCCGCCCTGTGATATAGCGCGCGCTCATTCCCTCAGCAGGTCCATCGCCAGCGCCGCGCTCCAGGAGAAGCCCGCCGCGCCGCAGGGGCTGCCGTCACGGGGGTCGTAGTATTCGGCGAAGCCACGCTCCATGAGCGCCAGGGACTGCGCCCTCACCGTCGCGGCCAGGTCAGAGTAGCCATAGCGCCTGAGCCCCTGGATGAGGAGCCAGTTGACGTTGATCCACACTGGGCCGCGCCAGTAGCGCCGGGGCTCGAAAAGGGGACTGTTCTTGGCGGCCGAGGGCAGGTAGTAGCCTCCCTCCGGGCCGGGGGCGTACGCGGCCGGGTCGCGGAGCTGTCCGACCAGGCGCTGGGCCTGGGCCTGGTCGGGCAGGCCCGCGAAGAGGGGAATGAAGCAGGCGCAGCTATTTTCGCGGATAGGGCCCTCCGCGCGCAGGTCAACGTCGTAGTAGAGGCCCGCCTCCTCGTCCCACAGCCCCGCGAAGGCCCGCCTCGCCCGCTCGAGCCAACCGTCCAGTTCGCTCACGGGCTTGCCGAGCTCGAGCGCCAGGGCCCGCAGGTCCTCGTTGGCGCGGTGAAGGAGCGCGTTGAAGA comes from Deinococcota bacterium and encodes:
- a CDS encoding M20/M25/M40 family metallo-hydrolase, producing MPSLLERLQELTAIDAVSGQERPLVRHLMESLGPVCDSVETDSVGNVYAVRKGATDGPTLMIAAHSDEIGLVVSSITPSGFLRFEKVGGVLDNLLAARLVRVGGQLGVIGMKAGHYQSAEERSRVKPHSEMYIDIGAASAEEVAQRGVEIGDPVAFVSPLTSLGGSLVAGKAIDNRLGCALLARLIEEVSPPAGTLVAAFTSQEEVGLKGAGVASFRLRPTLGLALDTMPSGDTPDMNAELNVRLGAGPCIQVLAGQGGRGFLLPPTVKEFLTRTARDAGVAYQLVTFTGGNNDAATIGWAAEGVPAGSICLPRRYAHSPLEVADLRDAEASYELLNAVVKRMDRFPLLSFLGD
- a CDS encoding AbrB/MazE/SpoVT family DNA-binding domain-containing protein; amino-acid sequence: MGTRATITSKGQITIPQEVRQRLGLKQGDQIEFVTENGVTVMKPARREANPFEPYRGVLSHFESKDEVNAWLGDLRDDA
- a CDS encoding type II toxin-antitoxin system VapC family toxin, which gives rise to MLTAVDTNVISALWSQEHAATGMTDLLFSARQEGGLVVCAPVYAELMAYPRATKAFVDAFLEATGIEVHVNLSRGIWERVGEAFSAYAQRRRKDRAGQPKRLLVDFIVGAHALLAADRLLTLDPKRYRTAYPELMLSPTDAAV
- a CDS encoding TerC family protein; protein product: MEWLLSPEVLVALLTLTVLEIVLGIDNIIFISILAGKLPAEQQGRARMLGLGLAMFMRIALLFSLTWIMRLTAPLFAALGQEISGRDLILILGGLFLIAKSTHEIHNRLEAEEGHAETGVVASFGGVIVQILLLDIVFSLDSVITAVGLADELWVMVTAVVVAVGVMMLSAGVISDFVNRHPTVKMLALSFLLLIGLSLLLEGFEQHIPKGYIYFAMGFSVFVEMLNLRAKPKKVEPVELRKPYSGD